From Bacillus pumilus, one genomic window encodes:
- a CDS encoding YycC family protein produces MRPLQISADTAQKLAASLNVPIEQIMHMPQHILIAKLAELEQKKDRSS; encoded by the coding sequence ATGAGACCTTTACAAATCTCAGCCGATACAGCACAAAAACTTGCGGCATCACTCAATGTACCCATTGAACAAATCATGCATATGCCGCAGCATATCTTAATCGCTAAACTAGCAGAACTTGAACAGAAGAAAGATCGTTCTTCTTAA
- a CDS encoding CynX/NimT family MFS transporter — MEQHLEQSTLHPRSKGQTILLIAGILLIAFNLRPAITSVGPLIGAIRSDLQLSNGLAGFLTTLPLLSFALLSPIAPKIGKRLGNERTLWLGLAVLLFGIVIRSFGTITFLMIGTALVGVGIAICNVLLPGLVKHKFPAHAGLMTSVYTTSMSVFAALASGISVPLSHTMPGGWNTSFLVWAGLALLAMMVWAPQLLHQNTAAVKSISLTEQPIWRSHVAWQVTFFMGLQSFLFYSSIAWFPDILTSHGMNLSTAGWMLSIMQFAGLPSTFLTPVFAEKLKTQRPLVFGLVLVYLLGMIGLLLGGSTPILVISVLLIGIGQGASISLALTFIGLRTTNMEQAAALSGMAQSLGYLLAAVGPFMIGILFDLTHTWTPSIIIFIIILFFMFLSGMRAGRSVYISDPS; from the coding sequence ATGGAACAACATCTAGAACAATCAACATTACATCCTCGCAGTAAAGGACAAACCATCCTGCTGATTGCTGGGATTTTACTCATTGCATTTAATCTACGGCCTGCCATTACGTCCGTGGGGCCTCTCATCGGCGCCATTCGTTCCGATTTACAGCTTTCAAATGGACTTGCGGGTTTTCTCACAACATTACCACTGCTCTCATTCGCATTGCTTTCTCCAATTGCACCTAAAATCGGAAAACGTCTTGGCAATGAACGAACCCTTTGGCTTGGGCTTGCTGTCCTTTTATTTGGGATTGTGATTCGCTCGTTTGGCACGATCACCTTCTTAATGATTGGAACCGCGCTTGTCGGTGTCGGGATTGCAATATGTAATGTGCTCTTACCGGGGCTCGTGAAGCATAAATTTCCTGCACATGCTGGATTGATGACGAGCGTGTATACGACCTCGATGTCCGTCTTTGCGGCACTTGCATCAGGTATCAGTGTTCCACTCAGTCATACGATGCCTGGCGGCTGGAATACATCATTCCTCGTATGGGCTGGCCTTGCTCTTCTCGCGATGATGGTCTGGGCGCCACAGCTTCTTCATCAGAACACAGCGGCCGTCAAAAGCATTTCGCTCACAGAGCAGCCGATATGGCGTTCACATGTCGCATGGCAGGTGACCTTTTTTATGGGGTTGCAGTCATTCCTTTTCTATAGCAGCATCGCCTGGTTTCCTGATATTTTAACATCACATGGAATGAACCTGTCGACAGCCGGCTGGATGCTGTCCATTATGCAGTTTGCTGGGCTGCCATCCACCTTTTTAACGCCTGTTTTTGCAGAAAAATTAAAAACACAAAGACCGCTTGTCTTCGGACTTGTCCTTGTGTATTTACTTGGCATGATCGGACTTCTTCTCGGAGGATCGACGCCTATTCTCGTGATCTCTGTTTTATTGATCGGTATTGGACAAGGTGCCAGCATCAGTCTGGCGCTCACATTTATCGGATTACGGACGACCAATATGGAGCAAGCCGCTGCCCTTTCCGGAATGGCGCAGTCTCTCGGTTATTTATTAGCCGCCGTTGGTCCGTTCATGATCGGTATCCTTTTTGATCTCACACATACATGGACGCCATCCATTATCATCTTTATCATCATCCTATTTTTCATGTTTTTATCCGGTATGCGAGCCGGACGAAGCGTCTATATTTCAGATCCATCATAA
- the rplI gene encoding 50S ribosomal protein L9, whose amino-acid sequence MKVIFLKDVKGKGKKGEVKNVADGYAHNFLIKQGLAVEANPTNLSALEGQKNKEKKNAIQELEQAKQLKETLEALTVELTAKSGEGGRLFGSITSKQIADKLQKDHQIKLDKRKIELNDAIRALGYTNVPVKLHPEVQATLKVHVTEQA is encoded by the coding sequence ATGAAAGTCATCTTTCTAAAAGACGTAAAAGGCAAAGGGAAAAAAGGCGAAGTCAAGAATGTAGCTGATGGATACGCTCACAACTTTCTCATCAAACAAGGGTTAGCGGTTGAAGCAAATCCAACGAACCTAAGCGCATTGGAAGGGCAGAAAAACAAAGAGAAAAAGAATGCCATCCAAGAGCTTGAACAAGCGAAGCAACTAAAAGAGACACTTGAGGCGTTAACAGTGGAGCTCACTGCAAAATCAGGTGAAGGCGGTCGTCTGTTTGGATCGATTACAAGCAAACAAATCGCTGATAAATTGCAAAAAGATCATCAAATCAAACTCGATAAGCGCAAAATCGAGCTGAATGACGCCATCCGTGCATTAGGTTACACAAATGTACCGGTGAAGCTTCATCCAGAGGTACAAGCAACGTTAAAGGTTCATGTGACAGAACAAGCATAA
- a CDS encoding DHH family phosphoesterase, translating to MPSFYRKPVIKYPIIALIVLAVVTVLLNLYYNWIIGAVGLFVLAGVLYFLKWADTQVQKEIDSYISTLSYRVKKVGEEALMEMPIGIMLFNDQYYIEWTNPFLASCFHESTLVGRSLYDTFESVVPLIKQEVDTENVTLNDRKFKVIIKRSERLLYFFDVTEQVQIERQYENERTVLSYIFLDNYDDVTQGLDDQVRSTINSEVTSLLNNWAQEYGIFLKRISSERFMAVLNESILAELEASKFSILDEVREKTGAHSATLTLSIGIGASVPSLKELGALAQSSLDLALGRGGDQVAIKQPNGKVKFYGGKTNPMEKRTRVRARVISHALKEIVSESGNVMIMGHKFPDMDSIGASIGILKVAQANGKEGYIVIDANQIGDSVQRLISEIKNYEDLWSRFITPEEAMELAEDDTLLVVVDTHKPSLVMEERLLNKIENIVVIDHHRRGEEFIRDPLLVYMEPYASSTAELVTELLEYQPKKLRINMIEATALLAGIIVDTKSFSLRTGSRTFDAASYLRAKGADPVLVQKFLKETVDHYIKRAKLIQHTDLYQNQVAIASLPSDSSEYYDQITIAQTADSLLSMSEVEASFAVARRDDNTVCISARSLGDINVQIIMEALDGGGHLTNAATQMYGITIEEAVEQLKAAIDEYFEGGVQR from the coding sequence GTGCCAAGCTTCTATAGAAAACCTGTCATCAAGTATCCGATCATCGCTTTGATTGTCCTTGCGGTGGTCACAGTCCTCCTCAACCTTTATTATAATTGGATCATAGGAGCGGTTGGTCTTTTCGTTCTTGCAGGTGTGCTCTACTTCTTAAAGTGGGCAGATACGCAAGTGCAAAAAGAGATTGATTCATATATTTCAACATTATCCTATCGAGTCAAAAAGGTTGGAGAAGAAGCATTAATGGAAATGCCAATTGGTATTATGCTGTTTAATGACCAGTATTATATCGAATGGACAAATCCATTTCTCGCTTCGTGCTTTCATGAAAGCACGCTTGTCGGCAGATCCTTGTATGATACATTCGAGTCCGTTGTGCCTCTTATTAAACAAGAGGTCGATACAGAAAATGTGACGCTGAATGACCGGAAATTCAAAGTCATTATTAAACGGTCAGAGCGCCTTTTATATTTCTTTGATGTCACGGAACAGGTGCAGATTGAAAGACAGTACGAAAATGAACGAACGGTGTTATCTTATATCTTTTTAGACAATTACGATGATGTCACGCAGGGTCTTGATGATCAGGTGCGCAGCACCATTAATAGTGAAGTGACGTCGCTGTTAAACAATTGGGCACAAGAATATGGCATTTTCCTGAAGCGAATTTCGTCTGAACGATTTATGGCGGTTCTAAATGAGAGCATCTTAGCAGAGCTTGAAGCGTCGAAGTTCTCCATTTTAGACGAGGTCCGTGAGAAAACAGGGGCGCATAGTGCGACACTTACTCTGAGTATCGGGATTGGAGCGTCCGTTCCTTCTTTAAAAGAGCTTGGGGCACTTGCGCAGTCGAGTCTTGATCTTGCCCTCGGACGAGGCGGGGATCAGGTAGCCATTAAGCAGCCAAATGGAAAAGTGAAATTCTACGGCGGGAAAACGAATCCAATGGAGAAACGGACACGTGTACGCGCACGAGTCATTTCTCATGCTTTAAAAGAAATTGTATCTGAAAGCGGAAATGTCATGATCATGGGGCATAAGTTCCCAGACATGGACTCGATCGGTGCATCGATTGGAATTTTAAAGGTCGCCCAGGCCAATGGGAAAGAAGGCTATATTGTCATTGATGCCAACCAAATTGGTGACAGTGTTCAACGTTTGATTAGTGAGATTAAGAATTATGAAGATCTTTGGTCACGTTTTATCACCCCAGAGGAAGCCATGGAGCTTGCAGAGGATGATACATTGCTTGTGGTCGTGGATACACATAAACCGTCTCTCGTCATGGAAGAACGACTGCTCAATAAGATTGAAAATATCGTGGTCATTGACCATCATAGACGCGGCGAAGAGTTTATCCGTGATCCATTACTTGTCTATATGGAGCCGTATGCTTCATCCACAGCAGAGCTTGTGACAGAGCTTCTAGAGTATCAGCCGAAGAAATTGCGTATTAACATGATTGAAGCTACTGCGCTTCTCGCAGGGATCATCGTGGATACGAAGAGTTTCTCGCTGAGAACGGGATCAAGAACGTTTGATGCAGCATCCTATCTTCGTGCGAAGGGGGCAGATCCTGTCCTTGTGCAAAAATTCCTAAAAGAGACAGTTGATCATTACATCAAACGGGCAAAACTCATTCAGCATACAGATTTGTATCAAAATCAGGTGGCGATTGCTTCATTGCCGTCAGACAGCTCGGAGTATTATGATCAAATTACGATTGCCCAGACGGCTGATTCTCTGTTGTCAATGAGTGAGGTAGAAGCGTCATTTGCTGTCGCTAGACGAGATGACAACACGGTGTGCATTAGTGCGAGATCATTAGGAGATATCAACGTCCAAATTATCATGGAAGCGTTAGATGGCGGCGGTCATTTGACTAACGCTGCCACCCAAATGTATGGTATAACCATTGAAGAAGCGGTAGAGCAGTTAAAAGCTGCCATTGATGAATATTTCGAAGGAGGGGTTCAAAGATGA
- a CDS encoding YybS family protein, which yields MKQTKALVEGAIMISIFSVMMLFYLYVPLLSIIFFLAAPIPIILYTIRHGLKKGIAAGAIGIVISFLIGSLAGLMSAPILIAAGLGMGVFYSRRQPGNAIITGALIYLFSFLISFIVSVQLFQVDIMGIAKESVEQMISMLESVLKQSGASEQNIAKQLKQFREMQDAALSALPVALLIGVTLLAFVNHWFVQPLIKRFVKDMPVLKKFKDMRLPKSMVWYYLLTLLLMLIQTEKGSFLWLVQTSAFQILFILVLIQGFSFIFYYCHEKSISKAVPIFAIVLGVLYPPVGVIVRIIGIADIGFDLREKVKNK from the coding sequence GTGAAACAAACAAAAGCGTTAGTAGAGGGCGCTATCATGATCAGTATTTTTTCTGTCATGATGCTGTTTTATTTGTATGTGCCGCTATTATCCATTATTTTCTTTCTAGCTGCTCCGATACCGATTATCCTCTATACAATCAGGCACGGCTTGAAAAAAGGAATTGCTGCTGGCGCTATTGGGATAGTGATCAGCTTTTTAATTGGGTCTCTTGCTGGACTCATGAGTGCGCCAATTCTGATTGCTGCCGGATTAGGCATGGGTGTTTTCTACAGCAGAAGGCAGCCTGGGAATGCCATCATTACAGGTGCGCTGATCTATTTATTCAGTTTTCTTATCTCCTTTATTGTCAGTGTTCAGCTTTTTCAAGTCGATATCATGGGTATCGCGAAAGAGTCGGTTGAACAAATGATTTCGATGTTAGAGAGTGTCTTAAAGCAATCCGGCGCTTCTGAGCAGAACATTGCGAAGCAGCTGAAGCAGTTCAGAGAGATGCAGGATGCTGCATTGAGTGCTTTGCCTGTAGCGCTGTTAATTGGTGTCACATTGCTGGCGTTCGTGAATCACTGGTTCGTGCAGCCTCTGATCAAACGGTTTGTCAAAGACATGCCGGTCTTGAAGAAATTTAAGGATATGCGGCTGCCAAAAAGCATGGTATGGTATTATTTACTCACACTGCTTTTGATGCTGATTCAGACGGAAAAAGGCAGCTTTTTATGGCTTGTTCAAACGAGTGCTTTTCAAATTTTATTTATACTGGTGCTTATTCAGGGATTTTCCTTTATCTTCTATTATTGCCACGAAAAAAGCATCTCAAAAGCGGTGCCCATTTTCGCTATCGTGTTAGGGGTTCTCTATCCGCCAGTCGGTGTGATTGTGCGTATTATAGGGATTGCTGACATAGGCTTTGATTTAAGAGAGAAAGTAAAAAACAAATAA
- a CDS encoding manganese-dependent inorganic pyrophosphatase encodes MGKTLVFGHKNPDTDTICSAIAYADLKNKIGVQAEAVRLGEINGETQYALDFFKQEAPRFIETAANETKQVILVDHNEFQQSVSDIDQVQVTEVIDHHRIANFETSEPLYYRAEPVGCTATILNKMYKENQVKIEKEIAGLLLSAIISDSLLFKSPTCTQQDIDAAHELAEIAGVDPEVYGLDMLKAGADLSQKTVQELITIDAKEFALGNSKVEIAQVNTVDIAEVTARQADIEAKINEVIAAKGLDLFVLVITDILENDSLALALGTEAEKVEKAFNVTLENNTALLKGVVSRKKQVVPALTDALS; translated from the coding sequence ATGGGAAAAACACTCGTATTCGGACACAAAAACCCTGACACAGACACGATTTGCTCTGCTATCGCTTACGCTGATCTGAAAAACAAAATCGGCGTTCAGGCAGAAGCGGTCAGACTTGGAGAAATCAATGGAGAAACACAATACGCATTAGATTTCTTTAAACAAGAAGCACCTCGTTTCATTGAAACGGCTGCAAACGAAACAAAGCAAGTCATTCTTGTCGATCATAACGAATTCCAACAAAGTGTAAGCGATATTGATCAAGTACAAGTGACTGAGGTTATTGATCATCACCGTATTGCCAACTTTGAAACAAGTGAACCTCTTTACTATCGCGCTGAGCCTGTTGGCTGTACAGCAACAATCTTAAACAAAATGTACAAAGAGAACCAAGTGAAGATTGAAAAAGAAATCGCTGGTTTGCTTTTATCTGCAATCATTTCTGATTCCTTGCTATTCAAATCCCCAACATGCACACAGCAAGACATTGATGCTGCGCATGAGCTAGCTGAAATTGCAGGGGTAGATCCAGAAGTTTACGGCCTAGACATGCTGAAAGCTGGCGCTGACCTAAGCCAAAAAACGGTTCAAGAATTAATTACAATTGATGCAAAAGAATTTGCACTAGGCAATAGCAAAGTGGAAATTGCGCAAGTTAATACAGTAGATATCGCGGAAGTAACAGCAAGACAGGCTGACATTGAAGCGAAAATCAATGAAGTCATCGCAGCGAAAGGTCTTGATCTCTTCGTTCTTGTGATCACAGACATCCTAGAAAATGACTCCCTTGCTCTTGCACTCGGTACCGAAGCTGAAAAAGTAGAAAAAGCATTTAATGTCACACTTGAAAACAACACCGCTTTACTAAAAGGTGTTGTATCAAGAAAGAAACAAGTGGTACCTGCACTAACAGACGCACTTTCTTAA
- a CDS encoding DUF3298 and DUF4163 domain-containing protein — protein sequence MDKHLEQLKEEYLEIPIPPEYDAMVERTLKRKNKKPHFQQWTIGLVAAAALFVTTVNVSPQAARAISEVPVIGELVKVVTFTEFKKSDQGTNIDLKTPHVSGLGDGKLQDSLNQKYLAENKKLYQDFEKETKGYKNGHLSVESGYEVRTNNDQILSLGRYKVTTQASAAEEMTYDTVDKKNHVLITLPSLFKDDRYIDVISENIKDQMKKQMKEDSNKIYWIGKQDMADPFKKIKPDQSFYINSKGKLVISFNEYDVAPGYMGVVEFTIPTSVLKDILVSDMYIH from the coding sequence ATGGATAAGCATTTGGAACAGTTAAAAGAGGAATATTTAGAAATCCCTATTCCACCGGAATATGATGCTATGGTTGAACGAACGTTGAAACGAAAAAACAAAAAACCTCATTTTCAGCAATGGACCATTGGACTTGTTGCTGCGGCTGCTCTATTTGTCACGACAGTTAATGTCAGTCCACAGGCGGCAAGAGCCATTTCAGAGGTGCCTGTCATTGGCGAGCTGGTGAAAGTCGTGACATTCACAGAATTTAAAAAGAGTGATCAAGGAACGAATATTGACCTTAAAACACCACACGTTTCAGGGCTTGGGGACGGAAAATTACAAGACAGCCTGAATCAAAAATATTTAGCTGAAAACAAAAAGCTGTATCAAGATTTTGAAAAGGAAACAAAGGGTTATAAAAATGGTCATTTAAGTGTAGAGAGCGGATATGAAGTGAGAACGAACAATGACCAAATTCTCTCGTTAGGTCGATACAAGGTGACGACTCAAGCTTCTGCGGCAGAGGAAATGACATATGATACGGTGGATAAGAAAAATCATGTACTGATTACATTACCAAGCTTGTTTAAAGATGATCGGTATATAGATGTCATTAGTGAAAATATTAAAGATCAAATGAAGAAACAGATGAAAGAGGATTCAAATAAGATTTACTGGATTGGCAAGCAAGATATGGCGGATCCATTTAAGAAAATTAAGCCGGATCAAAGCTTCTATATCAATTCAAAAGGCAAACTGGTGATTTCCTTTAATGAATATGATGTGGCACCTGGTTACATGGGTGTAGTTGAATTCACGATTCCAACAAGTGTGCTAAAGGATATTCTTGTCAGCGATATGTACATTCATTAA
- a CDS encoding RNA polymerase sigma factor, which translates to MKKRKIEDQFADYVMEHKHSFYRLSYSYVKNPEDAMDVVQEAIHKALKSVHRLEDATKMHSWFYKIVVNAALDFLRKKKRVQVTDDDTLEFLSKGESDVYEDQDVRRALEDLPEMYRVIIILRFFEDLKLEDIAHILEENENTIKTRLYKALRLLKVELSQEEI; encoded by the coding sequence ATGAAGAAACGAAAGATTGAGGATCAATTTGCTGATTACGTAATGGAGCATAAACACAGTTTTTATCGATTGTCCTATAGTTATGTCAAAAACCCAGAGGATGCGATGGATGTCGTTCAAGAGGCGATTCATAAAGCACTCAAATCTGTTCACCGATTAGAGGATGCGACTAAGATGCATAGCTGGTTTTATAAAATCGTGGTGAACGCTGCCCTAGACTTTTTACGAAAAAAGAAGCGGGTGCAAGTGACAGATGATGACACACTCGAATTCTTGTCAAAGGGTGAGTCAGATGTCTATGAGGATCAAGATGTCAGACGAGCCCTAGAGGATTTGCCTGAGATGTACCGGGTTATCATCATTTTGAGATTCTTTGAAGATTTAAAATTAGAGGACATCGCCCATATTCTCGAAGAAAACGAAAACACCATCAAAACAAGATTATATAAGGCGTTGCGGCTTTTAAAAGTAGAATTATCGCAGGAGGAAATATAA
- the katX gene encoding catalase KatX: MRTVGNRGPTTLENYDFLEKISHFDRERIPERVVHARGAGAHGYFEAYGTFGDEPISTYTRAKLFQEKGKKTPVFVRFSSVIHGGHSPETLRDPRGFAIKFYTEEGNWDLVGNNLKIFFIRDALKFPDLVHAFKPDPVTNRQDGERIFDFVSQSPEATHMVTFLFSPWGIPATYRHMQGSGVHAYKWVNHEGKAVLVKYHFEPKQGIRNLTQEQAQAIQGENFNHATQDLYEAIEQGDHPEWEVYAQIMEDDAHPHLDFDPLDPTKLWYKDDYPWKPIGRMVLNKNPENYFAEVEQVAFGTGVLVDGLDFSDDKLLQGRTFSYSDTQRYRVGPNYLQLPINAPKKHVATNQRDGQMEYHVDQGKEQNPHVNYEPSILGGLKEAKQDGKDHTPFVEGDVKREAIDRPNNFGQAGETYRRFNDWEREELIKNLVNTLATCQKDIQEQMIENFTKADPDYGKRVADGLKAFKQEQPSGPIGSTGAAQAVNEAINNSTPSDPY; this comes from the coding sequence ATGAGAACCGTTGGAAATAGAGGACCAACTACGCTTGAAAACTACGATTTCCTAGAGAAAATCAGTCATTTTGATCGTGAACGCATTCCTGAACGTGTCGTCCATGCGCGCGGGGCCGGAGCTCACGGTTATTTTGAAGCCTATGGCACATTCGGTGACGAACCCATTTCCACTTATACAAGGGCAAAATTATTTCAGGAAAAAGGAAAAAAGACACCTGTTTTCGTTCGTTTTTCTTCTGTGATTCACGGCGGTCATTCACCAGAAACATTGCGTGACCCTAGAGGATTTGCGATTAAATTTTATACAGAAGAAGGCAACTGGGATCTCGTGGGGAACAACCTCAAAATTTTCTTTATCCGAGATGCTTTGAAATTCCCTGATTTGGTTCATGCCTTTAAGCCTGATCCTGTCACCAACCGTCAAGACGGCGAGCGTATTTTTGACTTCGTCTCGCAATCACCTGAAGCGACGCATATGGTGACATTTCTCTTCTCACCATGGGGCATCCCCGCAACCTATCGGCACATGCAAGGCTCAGGTGTCCATGCCTACAAATGGGTGAACCATGAAGGAAAAGCAGTGCTGGTCAAATATCACTTTGAACCGAAGCAAGGCATTCGCAACCTGACGCAAGAACAAGCTCAAGCGATTCAAGGAGAAAACTTTAATCATGCCACACAGGATTTGTATGAAGCCATTGAGCAAGGAGATCATCCTGAATGGGAGGTATATGCGCAGATCATGGAAGATGATGCCCATCCTCACCTTGACTTTGACCCGCTTGATCCGACAAAGCTTTGGTACAAGGATGACTATCCATGGAAACCGATTGGACGAATGGTGTTAAACAAAAATCCAGAAAATTATTTCGCAGAAGTCGAACAGGTCGCCTTTGGGACTGGCGTTCTCGTAGACGGTTTGGATTTCTCAGATGATAAGTTGCTTCAAGGGCGCACCTTCTCCTATTCTGACACGCAGCGATATCGTGTGGGGCCAAACTATTTACAGCTGCCGATCAATGCACCGAAAAAGCATGTGGCCACGAATCAAAGAGATGGGCAAATGGAATACCATGTCGATCAAGGCAAAGAGCAAAACCCTCATGTGAATTATGAACCATCGATCCTCGGCGGATTAAAAGAAGCCAAGCAGGATGGAAAAGATCATACGCCTTTTGTAGAGGGTGACGTCAAACGAGAAGCCATTGACCGCCCGAACAACTTTGGCCAAGCCGGAGAAACGTATCGCCGCTTCAATGATTGGGAACGTGAGGAACTGATTAAGAACTTAGTCAACACCCTTGCGACCTGTCAAAAGGACATTCAAGAGCAAATGATCGAAAACTTTACAAAGGCTGACCCTGATTACGGGAAGCGTGTCGCTGACGGCTTAAAAGCCTTCAAACAAGAACAGCCAAGCGGACCTATAGGCTCTACAGGCGCCGCACAAGCCGTGAACGAAGCGATTAACAACAGCACACCTTCAGATCCTTATTAA
- the wrbA gene encoding NAD(P)H:quinone oxidoreductase yields MENVKLAIIYYSSTGTNYQMAKWAEAGAKEAGAEVKVLKVAELAPEAVVASNPAWKAHLDETKDVPEVQLSDLEWADAIIFSMPTRFGNLPAQMKQFLDTTGGLWFQGKLANKAVSAMTSAQNPNGGQEQTILSLYTTMFHWGAIIAAPGYTDDSLYGAGGNPYGVSVTVDQNGKIQEDAEAAAKHQAKRTVNVAEWIKKGQNA; encoded by the coding sequence ATGGAAAACGTAAAATTAGCGATTATTTATTATAGTTCAACAGGTACAAACTATCAGATGGCAAAATGGGCTGAAGCTGGAGCGAAAGAAGCTGGCGCCGAAGTGAAAGTATTAAAGGTTGCTGAATTGGCACCAGAAGCAGTTGTAGCATCAAATCCAGCATGGAAAGCACATTTAGACGAAACAAAGGATGTTCCAGAGGTTCAATTAAGTGATTTAGAGTGGGCAGATGCCATCATCTTTAGCATGCCGACACGTTTCGGTAACTTGCCGGCTCAAATGAAGCAATTCTTAGATACAACTGGCGGCTTATGGTTCCAAGGGAAATTGGCAAACAAAGCAGTGAGTGCGATGACCTCTGCACAAAACCCAAATGGCGGGCAGGAACAGACCATTCTTAGCCTTTACACAACGATGTTCCACTGGGGAGCGATTATTGCCGCTCCTGGATACACAGATGACTCATTATACGGTGCAGGGGGCAACCCTTACGGCGTGAGTGTCACTGTTGACCAAAATGGAAAGATCCAAGAGGATGCAGAAGCTGCTGCAAAACATCAGGCAAAACGTACAGTCAATGTGGCAGAATGGATCAAAAAAGGTCAAAACGCTTAA
- a CDS encoding alpha/beta hydrolase, with the protein MMKHLFRKGKNEQRPVLLLLHGTGGTEEDLLPLADLVDADASVLSVRGNVLENGMPRFFRRLAEGVFDEQDLIERTEELYTFIGEAADEYGFDRHNVVAIGYSNGANIAGSLLFHYEDALKGAILHHPMVPRRGVSLPSLVGKQVFIAAGENDPMCRPEESQELEQLLKGAGASVTLHWENRGHQLTREEVDAAALWYRRQF; encoded by the coding sequence ATGATGAAGCATCTTTTTCGAAAAGGAAAGAATGAACAAAGACCTGTTTTGTTATTACTGCATGGTACTGGCGGGACGGAAGAAGATTTATTGCCGCTTGCCGATTTAGTAGATGCTGACGCATCCGTTCTTAGTGTGAGAGGAAATGTGTTGGAAAACGGTATGCCGCGCTTTTTCAGGCGTTTGGCAGAGGGTGTATTTGATGAGCAGGATTTAATTGAGCGTACAGAGGAACTATATACATTTATCGGAGAAGCAGCAGATGAATATGGGTTCGATCGTCACAATGTGGTGGCTATCGGATATTCTAATGGGGCAAACATTGCTGGAAGTCTTTTATTCCATTACGAAGATGCGTTAAAAGGAGCGATCCTGCATCATCCAATGGTTCCAAGACGCGGAGTTTCATTGCCTTCATTGGTGGGGAAACAAGTCTTTATCGCAGCTGGTGAAAATGACCCAATGTGCCGCCCAGAGGAATCACAAGAGCTCGAGCAATTGCTGAAAGGCGCAGGCGCTTCGGTCACACTACATTGGGAAAATCGCGGGCATCAGCTAACGAGAGAAGAAGTCGATGCTGCAGCATTATGGTATCGTCGTCAATTTTAA